A single window of Archangium gephyra DNA harbors:
- a CDS encoding RNA polymerase sigma factor has protein sequence MSPRRVSHLFAVRLPLVGGASSAEDAERRLLTRARRGDPVAFRTLFEQHSPAVWRFLRDLFRDDAAADEATQETFVRAHGKLGALRDDARLGSWLLGIARHIYLESRRSRGTHLDIAAEESEPLLEAALPSPTPEDLLLDREMEGLLAEALGELREERRSALLLRIDHGLAYEDIAQVMGWSLPKVKNEIHRARLQLRERLAGHVGNGGHS, from the coding sequence ATGTCACCACGGCGCGTGAGCCACCTTTTCGCGGTCCGATTGCCCCTGGTGGGCGGAGCGTCCTCGGCCGAGGACGCCGAGCGCCGGCTGCTCACACGGGCGCGCCGGGGAGACCCGGTCGCCTTCCGGACGCTCTTCGAGCAGCACTCGCCCGCGGTCTGGCGCTTCCTGAGGGATCTCTTCCGGGACGATGCCGCCGCGGACGAGGCCACCCAGGAGACCTTCGTCCGGGCGCACGGGAAGCTCGGGGCGCTGCGGGACGATGCGCGCCTGGGCTCGTGGCTGCTGGGGATTGCCCGGCACATCTACCTCGAGTCACGCCGGTCGCGGGGCACGCACCTGGACATCGCCGCCGAGGAGAGCGAGCCGCTGCTGGAGGCCGCCCTGCCCTCGCCCACGCCGGAGGATCTGCTGCTGGACCGGGAGATGGAGGGGCTGTTGGCGGAGGCGCTCGGGGAGCTGCGCGAGGAGCGGCGCTCGGCGCTGCTGCTGCGCATCGATCATGGGCTGGCGTACGAGGACATCGCCCAGGTGATGGGCTGGTCGCTGCCCAAGGTGAAGAACGAGATTCACCGTGCACGGCTGCAGCTGCGCGAGCGGCTCGCCGGGCACGTCGGAAACGGAGGACACTCATGA
- a CDS encoding anti-sigma factor family protein, which translates to MSTPCRESELDALLAGELSPEDAERVSAHAATCATCTRAMAWLRTERGWMAQRARRMPSRPALSFEALEAKLSPAPARRPPRREHRGWVAMMGAAAAVAFMALSIAPRSSSPSHGGFASFSSEDAWSEGMVSVARVPACMDPSVEAVARVEASFGACLLASPARPLP; encoded by the coding sequence ATGAGCACCCCCTGCCGCGAGTCGGAGCTGGACGCGCTGCTCGCCGGAGAGCTCTCGCCGGAGGATGCCGAGCGGGTGAGCGCGCATGCGGCCACGTGTGCCACGTGCACGCGGGCGATGGCGTGGCTGCGCACGGAGCGCGGGTGGATGGCGCAGCGGGCCCGGCGCATGCCGTCGCGGCCGGCGCTGAGCTTCGAGGCGCTGGAGGCGAAGCTGAGTCCAGCGCCCGCGCGGCGTCCGCCTCGCCGGGAGCACCGGGGCTGGGTGGCGATGATGGGAGCGGCGGCGGCGGTGGCCTTCATGGCGCTGAGCATCGCGCCGCGCTCGAGCTCCCCGTCACACGGCGGCTTCGCCTCGTTCTCCTCGGAGGACGCGTGGAGCGAGGGAATGGTGTCCGTGGCGCGGGTGCCGGCGTGCATGGACCCGAGCGTGGAGGCGGTGGCGCGGGTGGAGGCGAGCTTCGGGGCGTGCCTGCTGGCGTCGCCCGCGCGGCCGTTGCCCTGA
- a CDS encoding DsbA family protein: MKRMLTAALVGAFVSGFVPVSSAEACDGSCPKGHVPQAAEPRAATPRREAPGQGPADAKVTVEVWSDFQCPFCAKGGATLKQLREKYGDRIRIVFRHMPLPFHENARLAAAASMAAAEQGRFWEFHDALFQQQTELDRKSLEKLAKKLKLDVERFQRALDSGAYDNYLEAEVTEARQRGVSGTPTFFINDTALVGARPVEQFIEAIDAELKG, translated from the coding sequence ATGAAGCGCATGCTCACCGCCGCGCTCGTCGGCGCGTTCGTGTCTGGTTTTGTCCCGGTGTCGTCGGCCGAGGCCTGTGATGGCAGCTGCCCCAAGGGCCATGTGCCGCAAGCCGCGGAGCCGCGAGCGGCCACGCCCCGCCGCGAGGCACCGGGCCAGGGCCCTGCGGACGCGAAGGTGACGGTGGAGGTGTGGTCGGACTTCCAGTGTCCCTTCTGCGCGAAGGGCGGCGCCACGCTGAAGCAGCTGCGCGAGAAGTACGGGGACAGGATCCGCATCGTCTTCCGGCACATGCCCCTGCCCTTCCACGAGAACGCGCGGCTGGCGGCGGCGGCGAGCATGGCGGCGGCGGAGCAGGGCCGCTTCTGGGAGTTCCACGACGCGCTCTTCCAGCAGCAGACGGAGCTGGACCGGAAGTCGCTGGAGAAGCTGGCGAAGAAGCTGAAGCTGGACGTGGAGCGCTTCCAGCGCGCGCTGGACAGCGGCGCCTACGACAACTACCTGGAGGCGGAGGTGACGGAGGCGCGCCAGCGGGGTGTGTCGGGGACGCCCACCTTCTTCATCAACGACACGGCGCTGGTGGGCGCGCGCCCGGTGGAGCAGTTCATCGAGGCCATCGACGCGGAGCTCAAGGGCTGA
- a CDS encoding S8 family serine peptidase, whose product MRALGLPARVPVSALAAVPETPAPASEYTWAVRMTQANEVWDLDGDGTLDTGAPNGTGITVCVIDSGIDPNHPELKVAYAGGKDFIDDDDNPEDKDAKGEWGGGHGTHVAGTILAQLGSGGEVDPNDPNVSTRGMVGMAPGARLLVARVLDERGDGRTSDVIAALKWCGEQKVNIVSLSLGSSTPDPVEEETFQALWDQGILSVAASGNSGQSSPYTPMYPAAYSTVIAVGAVDAEMKHAPYSQGGEHLSLVAPGSNVFSTYPRGRSPFANLVAGGTFYKSRSLDYVPFEEYEGTLVDCGLGASMRSCLGASATCSGFVAYVDRGDIRFNDKVKNVRSQGARAVIIGNNDPADDDALGFTLGTAAQWPPVTAVPTTTAQILRGQFGKTVRVGIRGGDYAYNSGTSMATPHVAGVAALVWSVNPEKLTNADVRRILESTAKDLVDPEAADSREGKDPVFGHGLVQAGDAVKAALAAAKK is encoded by the coding sequence GTGCGCGCGCTCGGCCTCCCGGCCCGCGTGCCCGTCTCCGCCCTGGCCGCCGTGCCCGAGACGCCCGCTCCCGCCTCCGAGTACACCTGGGCCGTCCGCATGACCCAGGCCAACGAGGTGTGGGACCTCGACGGGGATGGCACGCTCGACACCGGCGCCCCCAATGGCACCGGCATCACCGTGTGCGTCATCGACAGCGGCATCGACCCCAACCACCCCGAGCTCAAGGTCGCGTACGCCGGTGGCAAGGACTTCATCGACGACGACGACAACCCCGAGGACAAGGATGCCAAGGGCGAGTGGGGCGGCGGCCATGGCACCCACGTGGCCGGCACCATCCTCGCCCAGCTGGGCTCTGGCGGTGAGGTGGACCCCAATGATCCCAACGTGAGCACCCGGGGCATGGTGGGCATGGCCCCTGGCGCCCGGCTCCTCGTCGCCCGCGTGCTCGATGAGCGCGGCGATGGGCGCACCTCCGACGTCATCGCCGCCCTCAAGTGGTGCGGGGAGCAGAAGGTCAACATCGTCTCGCTCTCGCTCGGCTCGTCCACCCCGGACCCCGTCGAGGAGGAGACCTTCCAGGCGCTCTGGGACCAGGGCATCCTCTCCGTCGCCGCCAGCGGCAACTCCGGACAGAGCTCGCCGTACACGCCCATGTACCCGGCGGCCTACAGCACCGTCATCGCCGTGGGCGCGGTGGACGCGGAGATGAAGCACGCCCCCTACTCGCAGGGCGGCGAGCACCTGAGCCTCGTGGCCCCCGGCAGCAACGTGTTCTCCACCTACCCGCGGGGCCGCTCGCCCTTCGCCAACCTGGTGGCCGGTGGCACCTTCTACAAGTCGCGCTCCCTGGACTACGTGCCCTTCGAGGAGTACGAGGGCACGCTCGTGGACTGCGGCCTGGGCGCGAGCATGCGCTCGTGCCTCGGTGCCAGCGCCACCTGCTCGGGCTTCGTCGCCTACGTGGACCGCGGTGACATCCGCTTCAACGACAAGGTGAAGAACGTGCGCTCGCAGGGCGCGCGCGCCGTCATCATCGGCAACAACGATCCCGCCGATGACGACGCCCTGGGCTTCACCCTGGGCACCGCCGCCCAATGGCCGCCCGTGACGGCCGTGCCCACCACCACCGCTCAAATCCTCCGCGGCCAGTTCGGCAAGACCGTGCGCGTGGGCATCCGCGGCGGGGACTACGCCTACAACTCCGGCACCTCCATGGCCACGCCCCACGTCGCCGGCGTGGCCGCGCTGGTGTGGAGCGTCAACCCCGAGAAGCTCACCAACGCCGACGTGCGCCGCATCCTCGAGAGCACCGCGAAGGACCTCGTCGATCCCGAGGCGGCGGACTCCCGCGAGGGCAAGGACCCCGTCTTCGGCCATGGCCTCGTGCAGGCCGGGGACGCGGTGAAGGCGGCCCTCGCGGCGGCGAAGAAGTAG
- a CDS encoding glycerol-3-phosphate dehydrogenase C-terminal domain-containing protein — protein MARDMVDAVEHALGVPHRKAPTHSLPLPGGDIPSFDAELSSARSTVGRDDTALHLVRAYGGRWRQVWALTHAQPLLAEPLVPGLPYIRAEAVHGVTHELVHTLSDLLVRRLKVSFETRDLGRAAARLAASDVAPLLGWSPQDVERQLADYSRDVERLFGIDPADA, from the coding sequence ATGGCCCGCGACATGGTCGACGCCGTCGAGCACGCCCTCGGCGTCCCCCACCGCAAGGCCCCCACCCACTCCCTCCCGCTCCCCGGCGGCGACATCCCCTCCTTCGACGCCGAGCTCTCCTCCGCCCGCTCCACCGTGGGCCGCGACGACACCGCCCTCCACCTCGTGCGCGCCTACGGCGGCCGCTGGCGCCAGGTGTGGGCCCTCACCCACGCGCAGCCCCTCCTCGCCGAGCCCCTCGTCCCCGGCCTTCCCTACATCCGCGCCGAGGCCGTGCACGGCGTCACCCACGAGCTCGTCCACACACTGTCCGACCTGCTCGTGCGCCGCCTCAAGGTCTCCTTCGAGACACGCGACCTCGGCCGCGCCGCCGCCCGGCTCGCCGCCTCCGACGTGGCCCCCCTGCTCGGCTGGAGCCCCCAGGACGTCGAGCGCCAGCTCGCCGACTACTCCCGCGATGTGGAGCGGCTCTTCGGCATCGATCCCGCCGACGCCTGA
- a CDS encoding ATP-binding protein has translation MALLPSSLSQPYGSPPWARYGLALLLTGLAFSFQWLLAPWLAPSPYFFFLSSILLAAWLGGHGPGALATVLALVLTFFFFRPPTPHHLISSALFTGVSALMTLVASRVRLLLHEAHAARASAQAHGQTLSITLRSIGDAVLTTGPDGLVRFINPVASYFTGWRETEAIGQPLSLVLRLVDPSSREPLDSSRFVSAEARPVQLGHPALLLSKNGAELPIEHTAAPISDPQGHSLGTVIVFRDISARFREDHERAQLLAREHDAHLEAESQRERLETLFMQAPVAICLTRGEDHVVELVNPLGQTLVGELLTPGRSVRESFSGLDPNLLHLLDEVYRKGTPFTGHEVPLRADFSGTGHPEVKYFDLTWQPWRGHAGEILGTMGLCAEVTEQVLARREVEALASDLQKALQIRDDFLSVASHELKTPLTSLQLQLQLLWRSLPETGADGQPHPARKRIEATRRPAERLHQLVNNLLDVSRIRAGRLALEHETVDFAALLQDVVTRAEADAAGAGCTLLLRAQAPVIGRWDRLRLEQVVTNLLSNAIKYGANHPVEMTVVQDGDLARLTVRDHGIGIAPENQARIFQRFERAVSERHYGGFGLGLWIVKQIVESLGGDIRVESQPGQGATFTVALPLQPPPAAAPTPSPSPTPPAEPLASPASGLAWESPGLLLLAQLVRQDRVRVPRRPQVQLLRQELVQLFQQLVVGRSVSPRSLPRVGLQPDPRRLLVLERQAHRHAPRAPRHRLHHRRRGLSPRFLHQRTQALDLVLRQRPLHHRLALLQHPQVPQPLHPHRLRPRVRPPAALVRHRLHAPPPPASAYGLRLLEVVTPSLARSSLAPFPTVGCPGGPWRGPLRGVFSGGTRGSRYPHPVPLPEGEGKWLSSVRLPSLLPHPSPLPAGEGVDSDAPRSLPAVWPPPTPLHSRRAS, from the coding sequence GTGGCCCTCCTCCCCAGCAGCCTCTCCCAGCCCTATGGCTCGCCTCCCTGGGCCCGCTATGGACTGGCCCTGCTGCTCACCGGACTGGCCTTCTCCTTCCAGTGGCTCCTCGCCCCCTGGCTGGCCCCCTCCCCGTACTTCTTCTTCCTCTCCTCCATCCTCCTCGCCGCCTGGCTCGGCGGTCATGGCCCCGGCGCCCTCGCCACCGTCCTGGCCCTCGTCCTCACCTTCTTCTTCTTCCGGCCTCCCACCCCCCACCACCTCATCTCCAGCGCCCTCTTCACCGGCGTCTCCGCCTTGATGACCCTGGTGGCCTCCCGCGTCCGCCTCCTCCTCCACGAGGCCCACGCCGCTCGCGCCTCCGCCCAGGCCCACGGCCAGACCCTCTCCATCACCCTGCGCAGCATCGGCGACGCCGTCCTCACCACCGGCCCCGATGGGCTCGTCCGCTTCATCAACCCCGTCGCCTCCTACTTCACCGGCTGGCGCGAGACCGAGGCCATCGGCCAGCCCCTCTCCCTCGTCCTCCGCCTCGTCGACCCCTCCTCCCGCGAGCCCCTCGACTCCTCCCGCTTCGTCTCCGCCGAGGCCCGGCCCGTCCAGCTCGGCCACCCGGCCCTCCTCCTCTCCAAGAACGGCGCCGAGCTCCCCATCGAGCACACCGCCGCCCCCATCTCCGACCCCCAGGGCCACTCCCTCGGCACCGTCATCGTCTTCCGTGACATCTCCGCCCGCTTCCGCGAGGACCATGAGCGCGCCCAGCTCCTCGCCCGCGAGCATGACGCCCACCTCGAGGCCGAGTCCCAGCGCGAACGTCTCGAGACCCTCTTCATGCAGGCCCCCGTCGCCATCTGCCTCACCCGCGGCGAGGACCACGTCGTCGAGCTCGTCAACCCGCTCGGCCAGACCCTCGTCGGAGAGCTCCTCACCCCCGGCCGCTCCGTCCGCGAGTCCTTCTCCGGGTTGGATCCCAACCTCCTCCACCTGCTCGATGAGGTGTACCGCAAGGGCACCCCCTTCACCGGCCACGAGGTCCCCCTCCGCGCCGACTTCTCCGGCACCGGCCACCCCGAGGTGAAGTACTTCGACCTCACCTGGCAGCCCTGGCGGGGTCATGCCGGGGAGATCCTCGGCACCATGGGCCTGTGCGCCGAAGTCACCGAACAGGTGCTCGCCCGCCGTGAGGTCGAGGCGCTCGCCTCGGATCTCCAGAAGGCCCTCCAGATTCGCGACGACTTCCTCTCCGTCGCATCCCACGAGCTCAAGACGCCCCTGACCTCGCTCCAGCTCCAGCTCCAGCTGCTCTGGCGCTCGCTCCCCGAGACCGGCGCCGATGGGCAGCCCCATCCCGCTCGCAAGCGCATCGAGGCCACCCGCCGCCCCGCCGAGCGGCTCCACCAGCTCGTCAACAACCTGCTCGACGTCTCCCGCATCCGCGCCGGCCGCCTCGCCCTCGAACACGAGACCGTCGACTTCGCCGCGCTCCTCCAGGACGTCGTCACCCGCGCCGAGGCCGATGCCGCCGGGGCCGGCTGTACGTTGCTGCTGCGCGCCCAGGCTCCCGTGATCGGCCGCTGGGATCGTCTCCGTCTCGAGCAGGTCGTCACCAACCTGCTCTCCAATGCCATCAAGTACGGCGCCAACCACCCCGTCGAGATGACCGTCGTCCAGGACGGCGACCTCGCCCGCCTCACCGTGCGCGACCACGGCATCGGCATCGCCCCCGAGAACCAGGCCCGCATCTTCCAGCGCTTCGAGCGCGCCGTCTCCGAACGCCACTACGGCGGCTTCGGCCTCGGCCTGTGGATCGTCAAACAGATCGTCGAGTCGCTCGGCGGCGATATTCGCGTCGAGAGTCAGCCCGGCCAGGGCGCCACCTTCACCGTGGCCCTCCCCCTCCAGCCTCCCCCAGCGGCCGCTCCGACTCCGTCTCCGTCTCCCACGCCGCCAGCTGAGCCGCTCGCTTCTCCGGCTTCAGGGCTCGCGTGGGAGAGTCCGGGGCTACTCCTCCTGGCGCAGCTCGTGCGGCAAGACCGCGTGCGCGTGCCTCGGCGCCCTCAGGTGCAGCTCCTCCGTCAGGAGCTCGTCCAGCTCTTCCAGCAGCTCGTCGTAGGGCGTTCCGTCTCCCCTCGCTCGCTGCCCCGCGTGGGCCTCCAGCCTGACCCTCGGCGTCTCCTCGTCCTCGAACGCCAGGCTCACCGCCATGCCCCTCGGGCCCCCCGCCACCGGCTCCACCACCGCCGGCGCGGGTTGTCTCCCCGCTTCCTCCACCAGCGGACCCAGGCGCTCGATCTCGTCCTCCGTCAGCGCCCGCTCCACCACCGTCTCGCCCTGCTCCAGCACCCTCAGGTGCCTCAACCCCTCCACCCGCACCGCCTGCGCCCCCGTGTTCGTCCTCCCGCTGCGCTCGTACGTCACCGTCTTCACGCTCCACCTCCACCTGCTTCGGCTTACGGGCTCCGCCTTCTGGAGGTAGTCACTCCTTCTCTCGCTCGCAGCTCGCTCGCTCCCTTTCCAACAGTGGGTTGCCCCGGGGGTCCATGGCGGGGGCCCTTGAGGGGGGTGTTCTCTGGGGGAACCCGGGGTTCTCGATACCCTCACCCCGTCCCTCTCCCGGAGGGCGAGGGGAAATGGCTCTCGAGTGTTCGTCTTCCCTCACTCTTGCCTCACCCCAGCCCTCTCCCAGCGGGGGAGGGCGTTGACTCTGACGCACCGCGTTCGCTTCCTGCTGTCTGGCCCCCTCCCACGCCATTACACTCCCGCCGTGCGTCCTGA
- a CDS encoding putative signal transducing protein has translation MKRVRLSVHRTGGEARLRAGLLTGSGLSVEVRGESLAPLAGEIPSTETWVELWVPEEEVERARELLEEVEGDGEKAAREVECPGCREENPGNFELCWSCGEELPETPRPRLRAVS, from the coding sequence ATGAAGCGAGTGAGGTTGTCGGTGCACCGGACGGGGGGAGAGGCGCGGCTGAGGGCGGGGTTGTTGACGGGCTCGGGGTTGTCGGTGGAGGTGCGAGGGGAGAGCCTGGCGCCGTTGGCGGGGGAGATACCGAGCACGGAGACGTGGGTGGAGTTGTGGGTGCCGGAGGAGGAGGTGGAGAGGGCGAGGGAGCTGTTGGAGGAGGTGGAGGGGGACGGGGAGAAGGCGGCGAGGGAGGTGGAGTGCCCTGGGTGCCGGGAGGAGAACCCGGGGAACTTCGAGCTGTGTTGGAGCTGTGGGGAGGAGTTGCCGGAGACGCCGAGGCCGCGGCTGCGGGCGGTGTCCTGA
- a CDS encoding tetratricopeptide repeat protein produces MKGVLIACSVAFGVHLIPLFLPRNLPEQELVIARAIPDAAQRARVLKQLKENPKTRGVHLRQAAELLIEGAPLDAYELAKEAEGMEPGDVETQLLLARVCHGQRMNRCEEESLAKAEELAPADPRAALLRGDFAERDGDVVGALKAVEEAYGKAPGDTGVGLRYGRLLSAAGRGEEALQVLKKLEGPLGRPRVWVEEGLVRVAQGRMKEARELFAKAVEEEPGLVMGHYQLGMAAYRVGDVEGAEESLREADRLDMSDMRPLSALCEIQRQTGRMDDMRATRMDLERRFPERMEAVRSACRTP; encoded by the coding sequence ATGAAGGGTGTGCTGATCGCCTGCTCGGTGGCCTTCGGGGTGCACCTGATTCCGCTCTTCCTGCCGAGAAACCTGCCGGAGCAGGAGTTGGTGATCGCGAGGGCGATCCCGGACGCGGCGCAGCGGGCGCGGGTGCTGAAGCAGCTGAAGGAGAACCCGAAGACGAGGGGCGTGCACCTGAGACAGGCGGCGGAGCTCTTGATCGAGGGAGCGCCGCTGGACGCCTACGAGCTGGCGAAGGAAGCGGAGGGGATGGAGCCGGGGGATGTGGAGACGCAGCTCTTGCTGGCGCGGGTGTGCCACGGGCAGCGGATGAACCGGTGTGAGGAGGAGTCGCTGGCGAAGGCGGAGGAGTTGGCGCCGGCGGATCCGAGGGCGGCGCTCTTGCGAGGGGACTTCGCGGAGAGGGACGGGGACGTGGTGGGGGCGCTGAAGGCGGTGGAGGAGGCGTACGGGAAGGCGCCTGGGGATACGGGAGTGGGGCTCAGGTACGGGAGGCTGCTGAGCGCGGCGGGCCGGGGCGAGGAAGCACTCCAGGTGCTGAAGAAGCTGGAGGGGCCGCTGGGGAGGCCGCGGGTGTGGGTGGAGGAGGGGTTGGTGCGGGTAGCGCAGGGGAGGATGAAGGAAGCGCGGGAGCTGTTCGCGAAGGCCGTGGAGGAGGAGCCAGGGCTGGTGATGGGGCACTACCAGTTGGGGATGGCGGCGTACCGGGTGGGAGACGTGGAGGGAGCGGAGGAGTCGTTGAGGGAGGCGGATCGCCTGGACATGTCGGACATGAGACCGCTGTCAGCGCTGTGTGAGATTCAAAGACAGACAGGGCGGATGGACGACATGAGGGCGACGAGGATGGATTTGGAGAGACGCTTTCCGGAGCGGATGGAAGCGGTGAGAAGCGCCTGCCGGACGCCGTAA
- a CDS encoding SlyX family protein, producing MEDESRIVELELRYMQQQELLQELSEVLYAQQRELDVLRAEVEQLKKKLQGEPGLVDARQHEKPPHY from the coding sequence ATGGAAGACGAGTCGCGGATCGTGGAGTTGGAGCTGCGCTACATGCAGCAGCAGGAGTTGCTGCAGGAGCTGAGCGAGGTGCTGTACGCCCAGCAGCGGGAACTGGACGTGCTGAGGGCGGAAGTGGAGCAGCTGAAGAAGAAGCTGCAGGGGGAGCCGGGCCTGGTGGACGCGAGGCAGCACGAGAAACCACCGCACTACTGA